One Natranaerovirga hydrolytica genomic region harbors:
- a CDS encoding regulatory protein RecX: MKVTKLLKDNNKNKIAVYIDDDYYFWLTQKEIDKLELEEDAEISYGRITSIIDNIVFKKAKSKAMNLLKYCDRTEYEIKNKLAQNGYIDSVIENVIFFLKEYNYVDDYKYACNYVNYHQNKSILQLKGLLLKKGIDKTLIHEALEHMEVKEEDIIHNIIVKKSRNYDFNKREDVQKMYYHLIRKGFNAPTVINKINQYKS; encoded by the coding sequence ATGAAAGTAACGAAATTATTAAAAGATAATAATAAAAATAAAATAGCAGTTTATATTGATGATGACTACTATTTTTGGTTAACCCAAAAAGAAATAGATAAATTAGAACTAGAAGAAGATGCAGAGATATCTTATGGTAGAATTACTTCTATTATAGATAATATTGTCTTTAAAAAAGCAAAATCAAAAGCAATGAACTTACTAAAATATTGTGATAGAACAGAATATGAAATAAAAAATAAGTTAGCACAAAACGGTTATATTGATTCTGTTATTGAAAATGTTATCTTCTTTTTAAAAGAATATAATTATGTTGATGATTATAAGTATGCTTGTAATTATGTTAATTATCATCAAAATAAAAGCATTTTACAATTGAAGGGTTTGTTATTAAAAAAAGGTATTGATAAAACATTAATCCATGAAGCATTAGAACATATGGAAGTGAAAGAAGAAGACATCATACATAATATTATAGTTAAAAAAAGCAGAAATTATGACTTTAATAAAAGAGAAGATGTTCAAAAAATGTATTATCATTTAATAAGAAAAGGTTTTAATGCCCCTACGGTTATCAATAAAATAAACCAATATAAAAGTTGA
- the rny gene encoding ribonuclease Y — protein sequence MTDYIIIIIFVVAFFLVGAIAFGLGISYRKKISEAQIGTAEKRSRDIIDEALKNAEAKKREILLEAKEETIKSKNDLEKEVKERRNELQRLERRLLQKEEALDRKTELFEKKEGQLSKKEEAIENLRLEVETLQKKHIQELERISGLTSDQAKDYLLKTVEDEVKHETAILVKELENKAKEEADKKAKEILSIAVQKCAADHVAETTVTVVQLPNDEMKGRIIGREGRNIRTLETLTGIDLIIDDTPEAVILSGFDPIRREVAKIALEKLIVDGRIHPARIEEMVEKAQKEVETMIREEGEMATFDVGVHGIHPELVRLLGKMRFRTSYGQNALKHSIEVAHLCGLIAAEIGVDIRLAKRAGLLHDIGKSVDHEIEGSHIQIGSDLCKKYKETGLVINALEAHHGDVEPESIIAVIVQAADTISAARPGARRETLETYIKRLQKLEEIADKFKGVEKSFAIQAGREVRIMVVPDQIDDAEMILLARELSKQIEAELEYPGQIKVSVIREVRAVEYAK from the coding sequence GTGACAGATTATATAATTATAATAATCTTTGTTGTAGCGTTTTTCTTAGTTGGTGCTATTGCTTTTGGATTAGGCATTTCATATAGAAAAAAAATATCTGAAGCGCAAATTGGTACAGCAGAGAAAAGATCAAGAGACATTATTGATGAAGCATTAAAAAATGCTGAAGCCAAAAAGAGAGAGATACTACTTGAGGCAAAAGAAGAAACAATAAAATCAAAAAATGATCTTGAAAAAGAAGTAAAAGAGAGAAGAAATGAACTACAACGACTTGAAAGAAGACTTCTTCAGAAGGAAGAAGCTTTAGATAGAAAAACAGAGTTGTTTGAGAAAAAAGAGGGTCAATTATCTAAAAAAGAAGAGGCAATTGAAAATCTTAGGCTCGAAGTAGAAACACTACAAAAGAAACACATTCAAGAATTAGAGAGAATATCTGGGCTCACCTCCGACCAAGCAAAAGATTACCTTTTAAAAACTGTTGAAGATGAAGTGAAACATGAAACGGCAATTTTAGTAAAAGAATTAGAGAATAAGGCGAAAGAAGAGGCCGACAAAAAAGCAAAAGAAATTCTATCTATAGCTGTGCAAAAATGTGCAGCAGACCACGTAGCTGAAACAACAGTAACAGTTGTTCAACTACCAAATGATGAAATGAAAGGTCGAATTATCGGTAGAGAAGGTCGCAATATTAGAACCTTAGAAACTTTAACAGGCATTGATTTGATTATTGATGATACTCCTGAAGCCGTTATTTTATCAGGATTTGATCCAATAAGAAGAGAAGTTGCTAAAATTGCATTAGAAAAATTAATCGTTGATGGTCGAATTCACCCAGCTCGTATAGAGGAAATGGTTGAAAAGGCTCAAAAAGAAGTAGAAACTATGATTCGTGAAGAGGGAGAGATGGCTACATTTGATGTTGGAGTTCATGGTATACATCCAGAACTTGTTCGTTTATTAGGTAAAATGAGATTTAGAACAAGCTACGGACAAAATGCTTTAAAACATTCAATAGAAGTCGCTCATTTATGTGGCTTGATTGCTGCAGAAATTGGTGTTGATATAAGGCTAGCAAAAAGAGCTGGCTTATTACATGATATTGGTAAATCTGTTGATCACGAAATAGAAGGTTCTCATATTCAAATAGGTTCTGATCTTTGTAAAAAATACAAAGAAACAGGTCTAGTAATAAACGCTTTAGAAGCACATCATGGTGATGTTGAACCAGAAAGTATTATCGCTGTTATAGTACAAGCAGCGGATACCATATCTGCAGCTAGACCAGGTGCTAGACGTGAAACCCTAGAAACCTATATAAAACGATTACAAAAGTTAGAAGAAATAGCAGATAAGTTTAAAGGTGTAGAAAAGTCTTTTGCGATTCAGGCGGGAAGAGAAGTTCGTATTATGGTTGTTCCAGATCAAATTGATGATGCTGAAATGATCTTATTAGCTAGAGAGTTATCAAAACAAATTGAAGCTGAACTAGAATATCCAGGACAAATAAAAGTAAGTGTAATAAGAGAAGTAAGAGCTGTTGAATACGCAAAATAA
- a CDS encoding stage V sporulation protein S gives MEVLKVAAKSNPNSVAGALANTIREKGGAELQAIGAGALNQAMKSIIIARGYVAPSGVDLICTPAFTDIEINGEERTAIKLIIMPK, from the coding sequence GTGGAGGTATTAAAAGTAGCAGCAAAGTCAAACCCAAATTCTGTAGCAGGTGCTTTAGCAAATACGATTCGAGAAAAAGGTGGAGCAGAATTACAAGCTATAGGAGCAGGTGCTTTAAATCAAGCGATGAAGTCGATTATTATTGCAAGAGGTTATGTTGCACCATCTGGTGTCGATTTAATTTGCACACCAGCCTTTACCGATATAGAAATTAATGGTGAAGAAAGAACAGCAATTAAATTAATAATAATGCCAAAGTAA
- a CDS encoding pyridoxal phosphate-dependent aminotransferase, giving the protein MLSCKAESIKPSSTLFITAKANELRSEGIDVIGFGAGEPDFDTPDHIKEAAIKAINDGFTKYTPASGITSLKRGICDKLSKENNIQYDSKQIIVSNGAKHSLTNAFMAILNIGDEVIIPAPFWLSYPQMVKIADGVPVIVKTTKEQNYKVTVEQLKNALTDQTKAIVLNSPSNPTGMTYTRKELEEIAAFVLENNLYVISDEIYEKLLYDDVKHISIASLGDEIYDRTIVINGVSKSYAMTGWRIGYTASNKDIAKLMYNIQSHSSSNPNSIAQKAAEAAITCSQECVEEMKKEFAKRRDYMYERVKTIPLISALKPQGAFYLFIDITEVFNKRFNDKKITSADELAELLLTEENVAVIPCNDFGYNDHIRLSYAISLKQIEEGLNRIEKFLNKLQ; this is encoded by the coding sequence GTGTTATCGTGTAAGGCAGAATCTATTAAACCTTCGTCCACTTTGTTTATTACGGCAAAAGCGAATGAACTAAGATCAGAAGGCATAGATGTAATTGGATTTGGAGCAGGAGAACCTGATTTTGATACTCCTGATCATATAAAGGAAGCAGCAATAAAAGCAATAAATGATGGTTTTACAAAATACACACCAGCTTCAGGAATTACTTCATTAAAAAGAGGTATATGCGACAAACTAAGTAAAGAGAATAATATCCAGTACGATTCAAAACAAATTATCGTAAGCAATGGGGCAAAACATTCCTTAACAAATGCTTTTATGGCCATATTAAACATAGGAGATGAAGTGATTATTCCAGCACCATTTTGGCTAAGTTATCCTCAAATGGTTAAAATAGCAGATGGTGTACCAGTTATTGTCAAAACAACAAAAGAACAAAATTACAAAGTGACAGTAGAACAATTAAAAAATGCATTAACAGATCAAACAAAAGCGATTGTATTAAACAGTCCAAGTAATCCTACAGGGATGACTTATACAAGAAAAGAATTAGAAGAAATAGCAGCGTTTGTATTAGAGAACAATTTATATGTTATATCCGATGAAATATATGAGAAATTATTATACGATGATGTCAAGCATATTAGTATTGCTTCATTAGGGGATGAAATTTATGATCGAACCATTGTCATAAATGGTGTTTCAAAAAGTTACGCAATGACAGGCTGGAGAATAGGTTACACAGCATCTAATAAAGACATTGCAAAATTGATGTACAACATCCAATCTCATTCCTCATCTAATCCTAATTCAATTGCTCAAAAAGCGGCAGAAGCTGCCATAACTTGTTCCCAAGAATGTGTTGAAGAAATGAAAAAAGAATTTGCTAAAAGAAGAGATTATATGTATGAAAGGGTAAAAACAATACCTTTAATATCAGCATTAAAACCACAAGGCGCATTTTATTTATTTATTGATATAACAGAGGTGTTTAATAAACGCTTTAATGATAAAAAAATCACATCAGCAGATGAGTTGGCAGAGCTTTTACTAACTGAAGAAAATGTAGCAGTTATACCATGTAATGATTTTGGTTATAACGACCATATACGTTTGTCCTATGCCATTTCATTAAAGCAAATTGAAGAAGGATTAAATAGAATCGAAAAATTCTTAAACAAATTACAATAA
- the purB gene encoding adenylosuccinate lyase, with the protein MNDTYSTPLGSRYSSKEMLYIFSPDKKFKTWRKLWIALAEAEKELGLDISEEQIKQLKAYQDEINYEEAIAKEKEVRHDVMAHVHAYGVQAPLAKPIIHLGATSCYVGDNTDVLIMMEALELVKTKVINVMDKMAKFALDYKDMPTLGFTHYQPAQLTTVGKRACLWLEDLWMDLSEIENLLSKKMLRGVKGTTGTQGSFLNLFNGDHEKVKQLDQLVAEKLNYKTTFPVTGQTYPRKLDSQVLNVLSLVAQSAYKFSNDLRLLQNLKEIEEPFEKNQIGSSAMAYKRNPMRSERISALARYVISTAMNPAITASTQWFERTLDDSANKRICIPESFLAIDAILDIYINVMDGLVVYPKVIQQRIMSELPFMATETILMEGVKRGGDRQELHEKIRVHSMEAAKQVKMEGKDNDLIERIIKDSAFNMTEEEIQSILKPENFVGRAPEQSEEFINQHIKPILKANKELLGRTAKLNV; encoded by the coding sequence ATGAACGATACATATAGTACACCATTAGGGAGTCGATATTCCAGTAAAGAAATGCTATATATCTTTTCACCAGATAAAAAATTCAAGACTTGGAGAAAGTTATGGATTGCTTTAGCAGAGGCAGAAAAAGAATTAGGACTAGACATTTCTGAGGAACAAATCAAACAGTTAAAAGCCTATCAAGATGAGATTAACTATGAAGAAGCCATTGCAAAAGAAAAAGAAGTGCGACATGATGTTATGGCTCATGTTCATGCTTACGGTGTACAAGCACCCCTTGCTAAACCCATTATCCACTTAGGCGCAACAAGTTGTTATGTAGGTGATAATACAGATGTTCTTATTATGATGGAAGCATTAGAATTGGTAAAGACAAAAGTTATTAATGTTATGGATAAAATGGCAAAGTTTGCATTGGATTATAAAGACATGCCTACTTTAGGATTTACCCACTATCAACCAGCACAATTAACAACTGTAGGCAAAAGAGCTTGTTTATGGTTAGAAGACCTATGGATGGATTTAAGTGAGATAGAAAATCTATTGTCTAAAAAAATGTTAAGAGGGGTAAAAGGAACAACTGGGACACAAGGGAGTTTTCTTAACTTATTCAATGGTGATCATGAAAAAGTAAAGCAATTGGATCAGTTGGTAGCAGAAAAATTAAATTACAAAACAACCTTCCCTGTAACTGGACAGACTTACCCTAGAAAATTAGACAGTCAAGTATTAAATGTATTAAGTTTGGTAGCCCAATCTGCATATAAATTTAGTAATGATTTAAGATTGTTACAAAACTTAAAAGAAATAGAAGAACCATTTGAAAAAAATCAAATTGGATCATCTGCAATGGCATACAAAAGAAACCCAATGCGTTCAGAACGTATTTCAGCATTGGCAAGATATGTTATTTCAACGGCAATGAATCCAGCCATAACCGCATCAACACAATGGTTTGAAAGAACATTAGATGACAGTGCTAACAAAAGAATTTGTATACCTGAAAGCTTCTTAGCTATTGATGCAATATTAGATATATATATTAATGTAATGGATGGTCTTGTGGTTTATCCTAAGGTGATTCAACAAAGAATTATGAGTGAATTACCATTTATGGCAACGGAAACCATACTAATGGAAGGTGTTAAACGTGGTGGCGATAGACAAGAATTACATGAAAAAATAAGAGTTCACTCTATGGAAGCTGCTAAACAGGTGAAAATGGAAGGTAAAGACAATGATTTAATTGAACGTATTATTAAAGATTCTGCATTTAATATGACAGAAGAAGAAATTCAATCCATTTTAAAACCTGAAAACTTTGTTGGAAGAGCACCAGAACAGTCGGAAGAATTTATAAACCAACACATAAAACCTATTTTAAAAGCCAATAAAGAATTATTAGGTCGAACAGCTAAACTAAATGTTTAG
- the proC gene encoding pyrroline-5-carboxylate reductase, whose protein sequence is MNKIFGFIGIGNMGFSMLQGANKAFSKEQLIYTDISEKRVQWVEEQTGIKGTNSNLECIQDTKIIILAIKPQYYEEVLNGIKGHITKDQIVISIAPGININKVKKTLGNDIRVIRAMPNTPALIGEGMTAMAYSNDHYTEEEKELVNAFFTSFGECVALEEKLMDSVVPIIGSSPAYVFMFIEALADGAVKLGLSRDEAYKMASQTVFGSAKMVLETKEHPAVLKDQVCSPGGTTIEAVAALEKNGFRNAILEAVQKCYDKCERLGS, encoded by the coding sequence ATGAATAAAATATTTGGATTTATTGGCATTGGCAACATGGGATTTTCAATGTTACAAGGTGCCAATAAAGCATTTTCAAAAGAACAACTGATTTATACAGATATTAGTGAAAAGCGCGTACAATGGGTAGAAGAACAAACGGGCATTAAAGGAACAAATAGTAATTTAGAGTGCATTCAAGATACAAAAATTATTATACTGGCAATCAAACCGCAATATTATGAAGAGGTACTGAATGGAATTAAAGGTCATATTACAAAGGATCAAATTGTTATCTCTATTGCACCAGGAATTAATATAAATAAAGTGAAAAAAACTCTTGGAAATGATATAAGGGTTATACGAGCTATGCCAAATACACCTGCTTTAATTGGCGAAGGTATGACCGCTATGGCTTATTCAAATGACCACTATACAGAAGAAGAAAAAGAATTGGTCAACGCATTTTTTACTTCTTTTGGAGAATGTGTTGCTTTAGAAGAAAAATTAATGGACAGTGTTGTTCCAATCATTGGCAGTTCTCCTGCCTACGTCTTTATGTTTATTGAAGCATTAGCAGACGGTGCTGTGAAATTAGGACTTTCCCGTGATGAAGCCTATAAAATGGCATCACAAACAGTCTTTGGTTCAGCTAAGATGGTTCTAGAAACAAAAGAACATCCAGCTGTGTTAAAAGATCAAGTGTGTTCTCCAGGAGGAACGACTATAGAAGCAGTAGCCGCATTAGAAAAAAATGGCTTTAGAAATGCTATATTAGAAGCGGTACAAAAATGCTACGATAAATGTGAACGATTAGGATCATAA
- a CDS encoding NUDIX hydrolase has translation MDKSDFKRLSRKQIYQGKVINVVQDTMQLPNEKESLFDLVQHNGAAAIIPVDSEGNILMVEQFRNPVNDITLELPAGTLEKGEDPLECAIRELEEETGYASNDLTFLIKFYTAIGFCDEIIHIYVANHLEPSKQNLDDSEFINVKPYSLERLIKMINQGKLIDSKTITGILAYKQYIETNKN, from the coding sequence ATGGATAAAAGTGATTTTAAAAGATTAAGCAGAAAACAAATTTATCAAGGAAAAGTCATTAATGTTGTTCAAGATACAATGCAATTACCAAATGAAAAAGAAAGTTTATTTGACTTAGTACAACACAATGGTGCAGCTGCCATTATACCTGTTGACTCAGAAGGCAATATCTTAATGGTGGAGCAGTTTAGAAACCCTGTAAATGATATAACACTGGAATTGCCAGCAGGCACTTTAGAAAAGGGAGAAGACCCTTTAGAATGTGCCATAAGAGAGTTGGAAGAAGAAACAGGTTATGCTTCTAATGATTTGACCTTTTTAATAAAATTTTATACCGCTATTGGTTTTTGTGATGAGATCATACACATATATGTTGCCAATCATTTAGAACCATCCAAACAAAATTTAGACGACAGTGAATTTATTAATGTGAAACCCTATTCCTTAGAGCGTCTAATCAAAATGATTAACCAAGGCAAGTTAATTGATAGCAAGACCATAACCGGAATATTGGCTTATAAACAGTATATAGAAACGAATAAAAATTAA
- a CDS encoding stage II sporulation protein M gives MRKKIEKLNVSVNRNITFLMLFIIGIVIGSLFANYLDPNQRNELSFINNHFISEYNYWALNYIELFKHILLSRLKIIMYIWFFGLTFFGIPLIIVFILYFGISFGFVISLGTLMYEGKGLLLNIFYFLPHYMVYVPVFLFLIHKSFELCAILYFKKLALIKSYRVNQKQLFIEYMLVLLVCILLVVIGTLLETFVNPHMVRWIIEKLSF, from the coding sequence GTGAGAAAAAAAATTGAGAAGCTAAATGTTAGTGTGAATAGAAATATTACTTTTTTAATGTTATTTATTATTGGAATTGTTATAGGTTCTCTGTTTGCAAACTACTTAGATCCCAATCAAAGAAATGAATTAAGTTTTATTAACAATCATTTTATTAGTGAATACAACTATTGGGCGCTAAATTATATAGAACTATTTAAACATATATTGTTAAGCAGACTTAAAATTATTATGTATATATGGTTTTTTGGTTTAACATTTTTCGGGATACCTTTAATTATTGTATTCATACTTTATTTTGGGATATCATTTGGTTTTGTCATTTCATTAGGAACCCTTATGTATGAGGGAAAAGGATTGCTATTAAATATTTTTTACTTCTTACCTCATTATATGGTTTATGTTCCAGTATTTTTATTCTTAATACATAAAAGCTTTGAATTATGTGCCATTTTGTATTTTAAAAAACTTGCTCTTATAAAAAGTTATCGAGTGAATCAAAAACAATTATTTATTGAATATATGTTGGTCTTACTCGTGTGCATCTTACTTGTTGTCATAGGAACACTATTGGAGACTTTTGTTAATCCTCATATGGTAAGATGGATAATAGAAAAGTTATCCTTTTAA
- the xerD gene encoding site-specific tyrosine recombinase XerD: MEEAILEFVTYLRDIKKSSNNTILSYKRDLNKFYDYLCTQELNKVEKINRTSINSYILYLEKQGRATSTISRTIASIRGFFHFLYKKGIIRENPTDDIECPKIEKKIPEVLTTKEVDLLLNQPNVNNAKGLRDKAMLEVIYATGIRVSELINLEIEDINVELGYIHCKDNKKERSIPIGSVAKESLNHYLDQGRFVMLKNKSEKKLFVSCLGGPMSRQGFWKVIKYYAGKAGINKKITPHILRHSFASHLVENGADLKSVQEMLGHADISTTQIYAKMNHNKIKEVYSKAHPRA, from the coding sequence ATGGAGGAAGCCATCTTAGAATTTGTTACATATTTAAGAGATATAAAAAAATCATCTAATAATACAATTTTATCATACAAACGTGATTTGAATAAATTTTACGATTATTTATGCACTCAAGAATTAAATAAAGTAGAAAAAATCAATCGTACAAGTATTAATTCATATATTTTATATTTGGAAAAACAAGGTAGAGCCACATCTACTATATCTCGAACCATTGCTTCTATTAGGGGTTTCTTTCATTTTCTATACAAAAAAGGAATCATAAGGGAAAATCCAACAGATGATATAGAGTGTCCTAAAATAGAAAAAAAAATACCAGAAGTATTGACTACAAAAGAGGTGGATTTGTTACTGAATCAACCCAATGTTAATAATGCCAAAGGTCTAAGAGACAAAGCCATGTTAGAAGTAATTTATGCAACAGGTATTCGAGTCTCAGAGCTTATTAATTTAGAAATCGAAGACATCAATGTGGAATTGGGCTATATACATTGCAAAGACAACAAAAAAGAAAGAAGTATTCCCATAGGCAGTGTGGCAAAGGAATCTTTAAATCACTATTTAGACCAAGGAAGATTTGTGATGTTAAAAAACAAATCCGAAAAAAAACTCTTTGTAAGTTGTCTGGGTGGTCCGATGAGTCGGCAAGGATTTTGGAAAGTGATTAAATATTATGCTGGAAAAGCAGGGATTAATAAAAAGATTACGCCACATATCTTAAGACATTCTTTTGCAAGCCATTTAGTGGAAAACGGAGCCGATTTAAAATCCGTTCAAGAAATGTTAGGACATGCAGATATTTCTACCACACAAATTTATGCTAAAATGAACCACAATAAAATAAAAGAAGTTTATTCAAAAGCTCATCCAAGAGCATAG
- a CDS encoding phosphopentomutase, translated as MNNRIIWLILDSVGMGELPDAYQYGDEGSNTIGNVSKAVGGLKMPNMIELGLGNIDNIKGLNRSHHPKGIFARVAEKSNGKDTTTGHWEMVGIYSENGFPIYPDGFPKVIMEQFEKAIGRGYLGNYAASGTEIIKELGAEHMKTGYPIVYTSADSVFQIAAHEAIIPLEELYEICQKTRELLVGENAVARVIARPFAGKEGEFVRTSNRKDFSLEPPKDTLLDHVKSAGMDVIGIGKIEDIFAGKGITQAVHTKDNMEGIDKTIEFMNKESTGIIFTNLVDFDSKYGHRNNYIEYANALEVFDQRLPEIIKHMKDDDILLINADHGCDPTTASTDHSREFVPFVGYGKTLKEGINLGTRCSFADIGQTIAEILQVQEIGLGESFARDIMK; from the coding sequence ATGAACAATCGAATAATATGGTTAATATTAGATAGTGTAGGAATGGGAGAATTACCAGATGCATACCAATATGGCGATGAAGGAAGCAATACCATTGGAAATGTTTCAAAAGCAGTGGGCGGTTTAAAAATGCCAAATATGATTGAATTAGGATTGGGCAATATTGACAATATAAAAGGTTTAAATAGAAGTCATCATCCAAAAGGTATTTTTGCAAGGGTTGCAGAAAAATCTAATGGAAAAGACACAACAACTGGACATTGGGAAATGGTGGGTATTTATTCAGAAAATGGCTTCCCAATCTATCCAGATGGATTTCCTAAAGTGATTATGGAACAATTTGAAAAAGCTATAGGACGAGGTTATTTAGGCAATTATGCGGCTTCAGGAACAGAAATCATTAAAGAATTAGGCGCTGAACATATGAAAACAGGTTACCCAATTGTGTATACATCCGCAGACAGTGTTTTTCAAATAGCAGCCCACGAAGCAATTATTCCACTAGAAGAATTGTATGAGATTTGTCAAAAAACAAGAGAACTTTTAGTAGGTGAAAATGCAGTTGCTAGAGTCATAGCAAGACCTTTTGCTGGCAAAGAAGGCGAATTTGTGCGGACTTCTAATAGAAAAGATTTTTCCCTTGAGCCACCAAAAGACACATTATTAGACCATGTCAAATCTGCAGGAATGGATGTTATTGGAATCGGTAAAATAGAAGATATATTTGCAGGAAAAGGCATTACTCAAGCCGTTCATACCAAAGATAATATGGAGGGCATAGATAAGACCATAGAATTTATGAACAAAGAAAGCACTGGAATCATATTTACCAACTTAGTAGACTTTGATTCAAAGTATGGCCATAGAAACAATTATATAGAATATGCAAACGCACTAGAAGTCTTTGATCAAAGACTACCTGAAATTATTAAGCATATGAAAGATGATGATATCTTATTGATTAATGCAGACCATGGCTGTGACCCTACGACTGCAAGTACCGACCATTCAAGAGAATTTGTTCCCTTTGTGGGTTATGGAAAAACATTAAAAGAAGGCATTAATCTAGGAACAAGATGCTCTTTTGCAGATATAGGGCAAACAATAGCAGAGATACTTCAAGTTCAAGAAATTGGATTAGGAGAAAGCTTTGCAAGAGATATTATGAAATAA
- a CDS encoding purine-nucleoside phosphorylase, with product MEHIQQAVNYLNEKINQSLDIGLILGSGLGDLAEQIENKIIIPYNEIPNFPQSTVEGHKGQFVVGHMGDKKVIAMQGRFHYYEGYSMQEVVMPVRVMKQLGISTLIVTNAAGSVNESFKPGDLMIIKDHINFMHNNPLMGKNLDDLGPRFPDMSNAYKKDLIKIGKSKAQELGINIREGVYCGLTGPTYETPAEIKMIRTLGGDAVGMSTVPEVITAVHAGLNVLGISCITNMAAGILDQPLDHKEVVETSKKVKETFKVLIKEIIKEI from the coding sequence ATGGAGCACATTCAACAAGCCGTTAATTATTTAAATGAAAAAATCAATCAATCTTTAGATATTGGATTGATTTTAGGTTCTGGACTAGGGGACTTGGCAGAACAAATAGAAAATAAAATCATTATTCCCTATAATGAAATACCCAATTTTCCTCAATCAACAGTAGAAGGTCATAAAGGTCAGTTTGTTGTGGGTCATATGGGAGATAAAAAAGTTATAGCCATGCAAGGCAGATTTCATTATTACGAAGGCTATTCTATGCAAGAAGTGGTTATGCCTGTTAGAGTGATGAAACAATTAGGAATCAGCACATTGATCGTCACCAATGCAGCAGGCTCTGTGAATGAATCATTTAAACCAGGTGATTTAATGATTATTAAAGACCATATCAATTTCATGCATAACAATCCATTGATGGGAAAAAATCTTGATGACTTAGGACCAAGATTTCCTGATATGTCTAATGCATACAAAAAAGACTTAATAAAGATTGGGAAAAGCAAAGCTCAGGAATTGGGTATCAACATAAGAGAAGGTGTGTACTGTGGGTTAACAGGACCTACTTATGAAACGCCAGCAGAAATAAAAATGATACGGACACTAGGTGGAGATGCTGTAGGAATGTCAACAGTTCCAGAAGTTATTACAGCGGTCCATGCAGGACTGAATGTTTTAGGCATATCATGTATAACCAACATGGCAGCAGGCATATTAGACCAACCTTTAGACCATAAAGAAGTTGTAGAAACATCAAAAAAAGTTAAAGAAACATTTAAAGTGTTAATAAAAGAAATTATAAAAGAGATATAG